A genomic window from Punica granatum isolate Tunisia-2019 chromosome 2, ASM765513v2, whole genome shotgun sequence includes:
- the LOC116194057 gene encoding uncharacterized protein LOC116194057 encodes MAENEPQVRDRKRIRQPPSVPFLWEVRPGMPKKDWRPEPPSPAPQVPSHPVKLIASVPFPPETPSSSPTESMNDPPLLLLPPPMPDNHERDSPPPFDDDVGQEVSFGSEVESFRFDLNEPNSIPQVPSRPIKLVASVPFLWEEKPGKPLPYFSPQHTNIIDFLLPLPPPPSWNSYEEVSSSHSNEADGDADAKQEGVYKSDVRPFTFEISRPPSVPRAPSHPIKLVASVPFMWEEKPGKPLTSFPQANPPPPLGIYDLKLDLCKDCNNPDEHQQEMSQWEVESFSSEMNEEGSFSSACSLLANCLMPSSAISIALPVEETATSSNENSPKMVSSSSSSSLSASDPESNMSSYTTGASGPVGPAFLEWLFPLFQPRSGFLEQSGSHARATASTAPQEVEGQNFSSQTNGSICLRRPTTLGELIMMSRRRSYRRKAVQMKKQNPSMHEFMKKSAFGCGILGRKLIEGLKLKRQLRLKLV; translated from the exons ATGGCTGAAAACGAACCCCAAGTTCGCGACCGAAAGCGAATCAGGCAACCCCCCTCCGTGCCATTCCTTTGGGAAGTGAGGCCCGGGATGCCCAAGAAGGACTGGAGACCCGAACCTCCTTCTCCCGCTCCCCAAGTCCCATCCCATCCCGTAAAGCTTATTGCTTCCGTCCCATTCCCACCAGAGACACCGTCATCCTCTCCAACAGAGAGCATGAATGATCCACCCTTGCTATTGTTGCCTCCTCCTATGCCGGATAATCATGAACGTGACTCCCCCCCTCCttttgatgatgatgttggGCAAGAAGTGTCCTTTGGATCTGAAGTTGAATCTTTCAGGTTTGATTTGAATGAGCCAAACTCGATCCCCCAAGTTCCGTCCCGCCCTATCAAGCTTGTAGCATCAGTTCCCTTTCTGTGGGAAGAGAAGCCAGGAAAGCCACTGCCTTATTTTTCACCCCAACACACCAACATTATAGATTTTCTGTTGCCTTTGCCACCACCTCCTTCATGGAACAGCTACGAAGAAGTAAGCAGCAGCCACAGCAATGAGGCTGATGGTGATGCAGATGCCAAGCAGGAAGGGGTATATAAATCTGACGTCCGACCATTCACTTTCGAAATATCCAGACCTCCTTCTGTTCCCCGAGCCCCATCACATCCCATCAAGCTTGTCGCATCAGTCCCATTCATGTGGGAGGAGAAGCCGGGAAAACCCCTGACCTCATTCCCACAAGCAAACCCTCCACCACCATTGGGAATCTATGACCTAAAACTTGACCTTTGCAAAGATTGCAACAATCCTGATGAGCACCAACAAGAGATGTCTCAATGGGAAGTCGAATCATTCAGTTCCGAAATGAATGAGGAGGGGTCATTCAGCTCGGCATGCTCACTCCTAGCAAACTGCCTCATGCCATCTTCAGCTATCTCCATTGCCCTTCCTGTGGAGGAGACAGCAACATCATCAAACGAGAACAGTCCCAAGATGGTATCGTCATCTTCTTCTAGCTCATTGTCAGCTTCAGACCCAGAGAGCAATATGAGCAGTTATACAACTGGGGCTTCAGGCCCGGTGGGTCCAGCCTTCTTGGAATGGCTCTTCCCACTTTTCCAGCCCAGATCAGGATTTCTTGAGCAGAGTGGATCCCACGCAAGAGCGACAGCTTCCACTGCTCCTCAAGAAGTGGAAGGTCAAAATTTCAGTAGCCAAACCAATGGAAGCATTTGTTTGAGAAGGCCAACAACTCTGGGGGAGCTgataatgatgagccggaGGAGGAGCTATAGAAGGAAAGCTGTGCAGatgaaaaaacaaaatccGTCTATG CATGAATTCATGAAGAAATCTGCTTTTGGATGTGGCATCCTCGGCCGCAAACTGATTGAAGGATTGAAGCTCAAGCGTCAGCTGAGACTGAAACTCGTGTAA